One Oreochromis niloticus isolate F11D_XX linkage group LG16, O_niloticus_UMD_NMBU, whole genome shotgun sequence genomic window carries:
- the rpe gene encoding ribulose-phosphate 3-epimerase, with translation MAYSAKIGPSILSSDLSCLGSECVRMMECGADYLHLDVMDGHFVPNITFGHPMVECLRKSVGQDPFFDMHMMVSRPEQWVKPMAAAGANQYTFHLEATTNPGNLIKEIRESGMKVGLAIKPGTTVEELAPWANEIDMALVMTVEPGFGGQKFMEDMMPKVSWLRSQFPSLDIEVDGGVGPDSIHKCAEAGANMIVSGSAVIGSDDPRSVIALLRTVVAEAIQKRSLDR, from the exons ATGGCTTACAGTGCGAAGATCGGTCCGTCCATCCTGAGCAGCGACCTGTCCTGTTTGGGCAGCGAGTGTGTGAGGATGATGGAGTGTGGGGCGGATTACCTGCATCTGGACGTCATGGATGG GCACTTTGTACCCAACATCACGTTTGGCCATCCCATGGTGGAGTGTTTGAGGAAGTCAGTAGGCCAAGACCCGTTCTTTG ATATGCACATGATGGTGTCTCGGCCTGAGCAATGGGTCAAGCCTATGGCCGCAGCAGGAGCCAATCAGTACACCTTCCACTTAGAGGCCACCACCAACCCTGGAAACCTCATTAAAGAGATTAGAGAGAGTGGCATGAAG GTGGGTTTGGCTATTAAGCCTGGTACTACTGTTGAAGAGCTGGCTCCCTGGGCTAACGAGATCGACATGGCTCTGGTAATGACTGTTGAACCTGGTTTTGGGGGACAAAAGTTTATGGAAGACATGATGCCCAAG GTAAGCTGGTTGCGGAGTCAGTTCCCATCATTAGATATTGAAGTAGACGGAGGGGTCGGTCCTGACTCTATTCACAAGTGTGCAGAG GCAGGGGCTAACATGATTGTGTCAGGCAGTGCTGTGATTGGCAGTGATGACCCTCGTTCTGTCATCGCCCTCCTGCGCACCGTGGTGGCCGAAGCAATCCAGAAACGCTCGCTGGACCGCTGA